ACCACGGATGGCACCGACATCGACCACGCGGCGGTCAGGCATGCGGCCGGCCTGAGCCGCGCCCTGAACGCCACGCTCACGCTGCTGCACATCATTCCCGACGCCCACCGGGAACTCAGCAGCGGCACCGACCTGAGCGTAACCGCCGAGCAGACCGAGCGGGACTGGGCCCTTCAAGGTGAGGCGGCGCTGCACGACGGCGAACTCGATGCCGGTGACCTGCGGCTCGTGACCGTGCAGCGCCCCGCGCTGGGCCTCGACGTCCCGCACGCCATCCTGCGCGAGGCGGCCGCCCTGGATGCCGACCTGATCGTGATGGCCACCCACGGTCGCACTGGCCTGGCGCACCTCATCCTCGGGAGTGTCGCGGAGCGCGTCGTGCACGGGGCGGGCGTGCCGGTGCTGCTGGTTCACCAGGCACCCACGCCATGCCGGCGACCCCAGGCAACCGGGCCTGGCCCCGGCTGCTGACGCTACTTCCCCACGGCCAGACGTGGCCAGCAGGATGGGTGCCTGAGCGCATCCCGCACCACGCCCCCGGGCAGCCCCTGGCGGCGCCCGCACGGCGAAACCTCCTGTGGGACTCGACAGCCGCACCCAGATGAACGGCAGGCGAATCCAGGAGTCCATGCCGCCATGGAATCACAGCGGTCACCAGAACAGGGAATGTCATGACATTCCTCTGTTCTGGTGCGAGCAAAGCGAGTGACTGCCACGCACAGCGGCCTGCGTGAACCCGGGG
This genomic interval from Deinococcus metalli contains the following:
- a CDS encoding universal stress protein, encoding MYQHIVVTTDGTDIDHAAVRHAAGLSRALNATLTLLHIIPDAHRELSSGTDLSVTAEQTERDWALQGEAALHDGELDAGDLRLVTVQRPALGLDVPHAILREAAALDADLIVMATHGRTGLAHLILGSVAERVVHGAGVPVLLVHQAPTPCRRPQATGPGPGC